One window from the genome of Pungitius pungitius chromosome 14, fPunPun2.1, whole genome shotgun sequence encodes:
- the sgpp1b gene encoding sphingosine-1-phosphate phosphatase 1 has product MGKITRLVDLYHYLQDPHLVARFQHFCGVRETRTVTSTAAAGKGADRTHEHNNGTCRRRVTGGDDSECLAAIGAGEGEKVQTAALEGVGKRVVSSNVAANRGEESENPPRNGALVSAVTAVGEAGRKGRSAPAAGARTDPSGNDKEPGSSSTVKPLRKNSLTGDAGQEFLIQNRFLYYAFTFGTELGNELFYITFFPFVTWNVDAFVSRRLIMVWVWVMYLGQCTKDLLGWSRPASPPVIKVEMFYNSEYSMPSTHAMSGTAIPFSLFFMTYGRWEYPFTVGFSLALCWCLLVCVSRIYMGMHSVLDVIAGVLYSVLILLFFLPALDLIDGFNLTCRYAPLIIVCLHLGLGLFSFNLDTWSTSRGDTAQILGTGAGVALASHLNNRLGLMPDPAPDQLPLAAPALGAGLLAAALLRLVLGVLVLMATRALMKAVTIPAVCRVFGVPSGDVRKARQRMEVELPYRYIVYGAVGFNVLFLVPLLFSCTRLS; this is encoded by the exons ATGGGGAAAATAACCAGGTTGGTAGACCTGTACCACTATCTCCAAGACCCCCACCTTGTGGCTCGATTTCAGCACTTTTGCGGAGTACGCGAGACGAGAACCGTAACCTCCACCGCGGCGGCGGGAAAGGGAGCAGACCGGACTCATGAGCACAATAACGGGACTTGCCGTCGCCGCGTCACCGGGGGAGACGACAGCGAATGCCTGGCCGCCATCGGAGCCGGTGAAGGGGAGAAAGTACAGACGGCGGCGTTGGAGGGTGTTGGAAAGAGGGTCGTCAGTTCGAACGTGGCGGCGAACCGAGGGGAGGAAAGTGAAAATCCGCCCCGGAACGGAGCGCTGGTCTCCGCGGTGACCGCTGTGGGAGAAGCGGGCAGAAAGGGACGAAGCGCCCCCGCCGCCGGGGCTCGGACGGACCCCAGCGGCAACGACAAAGAACCCGGGAGCAGCAGCACGGTCAAACCCCTACGGAAGAACTCTCTGACGGGCGACGCCGGGCAGGAGTTCCTCATCCAGAACCGGTTCCTGTACTACGCCTTCACGTTCGGAACCGAGCTGGGCAACGAGCTGTTCTACATCACCTTCTTCCCGTTCGTCACGTGGAACGTGGACGCCTTCGTGAGCCGCCGGCTGATCATGGTCTGGGTCTGGGTCATGTACCTGGGCCAGTGCACCAAGGACCTGCTGGGCTGGTCCCGGCCCGCCTCGCCGCCCGTGATCAAGGTGGAGATGTTCTACAACTCGGAGTACAGCATGCCGTCCACGCACGCCATGTCGGGCACGGCCATCCCCTTCTCGCTGTTCTTCATGACCTACGGCCGCTGGGAG taCCCGTTCACTGTGGGCTTCAGCCTGGCTCTGTGCTGGTGTCTGCTGGTCTGCGTCAGCCGGATCTACATGGGGATGCACTCAGTCCTg gacGTCATCGCCGGCGTCCTCTACAGCGTCCTCatcctgctcttcttcctgcCGGCGTTGGACCTGATCGACGGCTTCAACCTGACGTGCCGCTACGCCCCGCTCATCATCGTGTGCCTGCACCTGGGCCTGGGCCTCTTCTCCTTCAACCTGGACACCTGGAGCACCTCGCGGGGCGACACCGCTCAGATCCTGGGCACCGGCGCCGGCGTGGCGCTGGCCTCGCACCTCAACAACCGCCTGGGCCTGATGCCCGACCCCGCGCCGGACCAGCTGCCCTTGGCCGCGCCCGCCCTCGGCGCCGGGCTGCTGGCGGCGGCGCTGCTGCGGCTGGTGCTGGGCGTGCTGGTGCTGATGGCCACGCGGGCGCTGATGAAGGCCGTCACCATCCCGGCGGTGTGCCGCGTGTTCGGCGTGCCCAGCGGCGACGTGAGGAAGGCCCGGCAGCGCATGGAGGTGGAGCTTCCCTACCGCTACATCGTCTACGGGGCGGTGGGCTTCAACGTGCTCTTCCTGGTCCCGCTGCTCTTCAGCTGCACTCGGCTCTCCTGA
- the LOC119227871 gene encoding SERTA domain-containing protein 4-like → MSFYQDSEGDVEAPTGSDSLTQSAGGGASAAAGPSLRGRPHPTTSKVAYFKRKYAEEEDVHGGLHGYFQKHLILQEDRSCILKLSLEKLRFLEDPEAYLRRSVLINNLLRKIHHEEEELEAGEEEEEEEEEEDEVEEEEEEEEEEEEEGGVLGERGQRRLLYPDRKRVKVLVMDCCAPAFGLEELQHYRLVPCYPYGLPPNHRVLLCHPDDNG, encoded by the exons ATGTCGTTCTAT CAGGACTCTGAGGGCGATGTGGAGGCTCCGACCGGCTCCGACTCACTGACTCAGAGCGCCGGCGGCGGAGCGTCAGCAGCAG CGGGCCCTTCCCTGAGAGGGAGACCACACCCGACAACGTCGAAAGTCGCTTACTTCAAGAGGAAAtatgcggaggaggaggatgtacACGGAGGCCTACATGGATATTTTCAAAAA cACCTGATCCTGCAGGAGGACCGGAGCTGCATCCTGAAGCTGTCCCTGGAGAAGCTGAGGTTCCTGGAGGACCCCGAGGCCTACCTGAGGCGCTCCGTCCTCATCAACAACCTGCTGAGGAAGATCcaccatgaggaggaggagctggaggccggagaggaggaggaggaggaggaggaggaggaagatgaggtagaagaagaagaagaagaagaggaggaggaggaagaggaagggggggtgttgggagagagggggcagaggaggcttcTGTACCCGGACAGGAAGAGGGTGAAGGTGCTGGTGATGGACTGCTGCGCCCCGGCGTTcggcctggaggagctgcagcactACCGGCTGGTGCCCTGTTACCCGTACGGCCTCCCCCCGAACCACCGGGTCCTCCTGTGCCACCCGGACGACAACGGCTGA